In a genomic window of Roseiflexus castenholzii DSM 13941:
- a CDS encoding sensor domain-containing diguanylate cyclase, whose amino-acid sequence MDDAFYKQLLDEMHDGVYFVDRHRRILYWNRGAERLSGYSADEVIGRFCGDNLLRHVDECGRRLCTGMCPLAATIRDGQPRQAEVIMHHKQGHRVPVLVRVAPIRDKSDAIVGAVEVFSDNTYQKAALEEIERLRELALLDPLTGIGNRRFIESNTHSRLEELRRYGWPFGVILADIDHFKAINDTFGHLVGDDVLKMVAHTLAHNVRAFDAVGRWGGEEFAIVAQNVSAGMLLVLAERLRALVEQSTLFIGARNVHVTISLGAAIAHPDDTPLGLLDRADHLLYQSKQNGRNCVSSEAAPSSVVGAQKDVARMAPTAHKEVCSR is encoded by the coding sequence ATGGATGACGCCTTTTACAAACAACTGCTCGATGAGATGCACGACGGGGTGTATTTTGTTGATCGCCATCGTCGGATTCTGTACTGGAACCGGGGCGCCGAACGCCTCTCCGGGTACAGTGCCGATGAGGTGATCGGACGCTTCTGTGGCGACAATCTGCTCCGCCATGTCGATGAATGTGGACGGCGGTTATGCACCGGCATGTGTCCGCTTGCCGCAACCATCCGCGACGGTCAGCCGCGTCAGGCGGAGGTGATCATGCATCACAAACAGGGGCACCGTGTGCCGGTGCTGGTGCGTGTGGCGCCGATTCGGGATAAGAGCGATGCCATTGTCGGCGCTGTCGAAGTCTTCAGCGACAACACTTATCAGAAAGCAGCGCTCGAAGAAATTGAACGCCTGCGCGAACTGGCGTTGCTCGATCCACTGACCGGTATCGGCAATCGGCGCTTCATCGAAAGCAACACCCATAGTCGGCTCGAAGAGTTGCGGCGCTATGGCTGGCCCTTTGGGGTCATTCTGGCTGATATTGACCATTTCAAAGCGATCAACGACACCTTCGGGCATCTGGTTGGCGACGATGTGTTGAAAATGGTCGCGCACACCCTGGCGCACAATGTGCGCGCCTTCGACGCAGTAGGGCGATGGGGCGGTGAGGAATTTGCCATCGTCGCCCAGAATGTCAGCGCCGGTATGCTGCTCGTCCTCGCCGAACGCCTGCGCGCGCTGGTCGAACAATCCACCCTATTCATCGGCGCCAGGAATGTCCACGTGACTATTTCGCTCGGTGCGGCGATCGCGCATCCGGATGACACGCCGCTCGGTCTTCTTGATCGCGCGGATCATCTTCTGTACCAGAGCAAACAGAACGGACGCAACTGCGTTTCGTCGGAGGCGGCGCCGTCGTCCGTCGTTGGGGCGCAAAAAGATGTGGCGCGCATGGCGCCGACGGCGCACAAAGAGGTGTGTTCACGCTGA
- a CDS encoding MBL fold metallo-hydrolase, giving the protein MRMILLGVGTAVPDADRDYTHMVWEAPDGLVLIDAGGSTYQRLLRAGVNPRDLRAMILTHSHADHLNGLPGLLFSLKLAGYDRRLPIYGNAPTLTAAQRILEAFNLETYQPDIEWIPVEAGDEITLDGALYHIHTAPTVHSRPCLALRFDSDNRRALVYSADTEPCDAVRDLARGAAVLIHEATTPEPFPGHTSPYQAGEVAAAAGVARLVLVHYSPRWTMSADRAIAETRAAGFTGEVDIGREFASYSLPPVQKKL; this is encoded by the coding sequence ATGCGCATGATTTTATTGGGCGTCGGAACGGCAGTGCCTGATGCCGACCGCGATTATACGCACATGGTATGGGAAGCGCCGGATGGTCTGGTGCTGATCGATGCTGGGGGCAGTACGTATCAGCGATTGTTGCGCGCCGGCGTGAATCCGCGCGATCTGCGGGCGATGATACTGACCCATTCTCACGCCGACCATCTGAACGGTTTGCCTGGATTACTCTTTTCGCTGAAACTTGCGGGGTATGATCGGCGTCTCCCGATCTACGGCAATGCGCCGACGCTTACAGCAGCACAGCGCATTCTCGAAGCGTTCAACCTTGAGACGTATCAGCCAGATATCGAGTGGATTCCGGTCGAGGCAGGTGATGAGATTACGCTCGATGGCGCACTGTATCACATTCATACGGCGCCGACCGTTCATTCGCGCCCATGCCTCGCGTTGCGCTTCGACAGCGACAATCGGCGCGCGCTGGTCTACTCCGCCGATACTGAGCCATGCGATGCAGTGCGCGACCTGGCGCGCGGCGCTGCCGTCTTGATCCACGAAGCGACGACGCCAGAACCGTTTCCAGGTCATACGTCGCCGTATCAGGCGGGTGAAGTTGCAGCCGCGGCCGGCGTTGCGCGCCTGGTCCTCGTCCATTACAGCCCGCGCTGGACAATGAGCGCCGACCGCGCCATTGCCGAAACGCGCGCAGCAGGGTTCACCGGCGAGGTTGACATTGGACGGGAGTTTGCGTCGTATTCGTTGCCGCCGGTTCAGAAGAAACTATAG